The nucleotide window AAACTTGGATTTAAACTAAGTCCTTCTGGCGACACTCCAACCTTACCCTCAGAAGGTTTATACGTTACTATATTTGCCAGCATACGGATCGTAGTATCCATACAATCTTGAAATGATATACCCTTATAATCAACGCCTTTATTTTGTGTTACTTTAGGAAAAGCAGATCCATAATTTTCATGGTACGTATAAACTGATAATAAATCTGCCAACTGATCAAAATCTGAAGCATTAGTTTTTGCTGCAAGAATCTGAGATATCTCTTCAGTACTATATTCTGGCTTTTGAAGTAAAGCAGCCATTTCATCTTTTCTTTCTAAAAACTTTTCATCTCTCAAAAATCCCTTAAAATAATCCAGCAAATCTTGTCGAGTATTTGATTTTTTAAGCATAAAGCCGAGCAAAATCCCTTCTGGAGTATTTTCTGCATACAATCGATGAGCTCCCATAGTTTCTTGAATTGATCCCGCCAAAGAACTAACAAATGGCTTCCAATCTTTTTCCTGAAACAACTGCTGGCTTGATCCATTTTTTAATTTAAAACTCATGCATACATCATTTAATTCCTGCTGCAAACTACTGCCTGCAAAATCTCTTAATGCAGGATCTACTAATTTTTTCGACAAAGTTTTATGTCGTTCCAATTCTGCATCTTTTAGTTTTAACTCAGACTGTAATTCTTGCAGGTTACTTTTTACTACCTGAACATCTGCACCTTTGGCAGCTTTTGCTGCTGTTTTTGCCTTTGTGATTTGAGAGTTCAACACTTGAATCTCTTTGTCCAACATACTTTTCTTTGCTTCATGATCAGTTTTTTTTAAAGATGCTTCCTGCTTTAATGCAGCCATTTTTTCTGGATCTGCAGAGGCTTCTTTCCATTTCTGTACAACTTGTAAAATTTTTCCAATATGCTCTGGCTCGACGTATTTTACTGGGTTACCATCAGCATTGGTCACGTTAAATGTTCCACCAGCTATATGAAACATCGACATAATTAAATTTTCTGTTGCACTATTTTTTCCCATTTCTTGCGCAAACTTTGCTAATTCAGGATTATCAGATACTGCTTCAGGATTTTTATCTAAAACTTCTTTCAATTCTGCTGTTTGCATTCTTGCACTCAGCTTGTACCACTGCTCTGCAATACCCCATTCCAAAAATGACAATCCCATTACCGGACTATAATCTGCTGGCACAATAGTATGTGTACCTTTCAACAATTTAATGTTAATTGCTTCAACTGAAAGACAGTTAAAAATAGCCACAAAACTTAATAATATTTTCTTCACTGAACTTCTCCTTTAAAAAATTATCTTTTTCATAAAAAAATAGGCCCGAATTCAATTACTGAACTCGAGCCTATAAAAAATTAAATTAGTTAAGCAATCAATAGCTGCCAAATTTGTAAAAACTCTTCCATTGAAAGTTGCTCAGATCGTTTTTTCAATGTTTGCTCATCCAATTTTTCTATATCAAAATGTGATTGAGCTAGATTATTGCGAAATGTTCTACGCGGTTGCACAAAACACAATTTAATAAACTTCCAAAATTCTTCTTCGCGTTCAATAACTTGAACAACTTTTTTGGGTTTAAAATACAATAATCGAGAAAAAACGTTGGGCGCTGGATAAAAAGCGTCAGGAGCAATTTTATCCATTAACTTCCAATCAAAATAATGTTGAAAATACAAAGAAGAATAGCCATGACCGCGTCCAGAAGTTTTCACAATTTTTTGCGCAACTTCTTCTTGAATCATAATCACACCTTCCAAAAACATTTCTCTATTTTTTTGTAGTAAATACAAAATTGGAAACGTTATTTGATACGGAAGATTTGCTAAAAGAACCCAAGGTGCTTCAGGCAAGAGCATGTCCCATGAAACATCTAAAATGTTATTTTCAATCACATGCAGCCGGATATCTGAACCGTACTTATTTTGTACATGCTCAGCCCATTGCCCATCAATTTCAAAAACTTTCAATTGTTTGCACGGACCTTCAAGGATTGCTCCCGTCAAAATTCCTTCTCCGCATCCAATTTCCATAACAGAAATAGTATTATCCAAATGCACAGCAGAAATCATTCGATCGACATACGTTCGATCTACTAAAAAATGCTGGCCATATCTCTTCTTTAATTCAATACCTTGGAGGCGTGGTTTATTGTAATTCATAGTATTAATCGATTAACGCATCTTTGAAAAATTCAAGCTGCTCAAGTACTTTTCCAGCACCTTCAACCACACACAGTAATGGATTTTTTGCTATGCGCACAGGAATTCCTGTTTCTTTTGCAAGCAATTTATCCAAACCACGAAGAAGCGAACCTCCTCCAGCCATTACAATACCACGATCAACCAAATCTGAAGATAATTCTGGTGGTGTGTTTTCAAGTGCAATACGAACAACGTCAACAATGTTTGAAATTGTTTCAAGTAATGCTTCATTTACTTCACCGTCAGTGAGCGTAATTGTTTTTGGTACGCCAGTTACTAAGTCACGACCTTTAACAGAAAGCGTTTTTGATTCGCTACCAAGCATTACTGTGCCAATTTCCATTTTAATAACTTCACCAGTGCGTTCACCGATGAGCAAATTGTATTTTCTTTTGATATAGGCAACAATCGCGCGGTCCATTGCGTCCCCGCCAACACGAATTGATCTACAAAATACAGCACCACTCAAAGTGATAACTGCAACTTCTGTAGTTCCTCCACCAATATCAACAACCATGCTGCAAAACGGCTCATGAATCTGAAGACCTGCTCCGATTGCTGCTGCCATTGGTTCAATAATTGTCATAGGTTTATCGCGTGCCCCAGCTTGTTTTGCCGAGTCAATAACTGCACGACGTTCAACTTGGGTAATTCCAGATGGTACTGCAATAATCATACGGGGTGCTACAAGCGTGCGACGATTATTGTGAACTTTTCGAATAAAATAACGAAGCATTGCTTCGGTTAATTCAAAATCAGCAATAACTCCATCACGTATCGGACGACATGCGGTTATGCTTTCTGGAGTTTTTCCAAGCATTTCTTTTGCAGCTTTTCCCGCAGCAAGAACTTTTTTCGTACTATTTTTAATAGCTACGACAGACGGTTCATCAAGAACGATTCCTTTATTGCGAACATACACAAGCGTATTTGCTGTTCCTAAATCAATTGCGATATCATTTGAAAACAAACTTACCCATTTACGCGCAGGCAAAAAGTTTTTGAACATTGTTTTGATCATCTAAGTCTCTTATTTAAAATTAAAGTTATTAAAAATTAAAGTTACAGCCAATGGACACTCTATTTGTCTTAGCAAAACCCCTTCCTCCCAAATGATTCATTGGAATATCCCATGTAAAATACACAATTGGACGATACTCCCACGTCTTATCGTGCCCTATGTCATAAAATAATCGAATAGTTGCGTATTCTTGAGTCCAACCTGAATAGTAATTCATACTTTTCAACTTTGGTGTTAATGTTGAATTTTTGAATTGGGCTTTAAAGGTATCATGATCATGGAAAGATAATGTATATTTTGCTTGCGCGCCAAATCCTGCACGCAAATCTTCAAAAACAAAATAAGCAGATATGCTGAGTGTTGGATCGAAATTAACACCGATAGAACCAATCACAGGCGCAAATAAAGGTTGTTCATTTCCAACAGGAATTCTTCCAATAAAGCATTTATTTAATCGCTGTGTGAATCGACCTTGAATTCCAAACTTTAAATCTTCTCTCAATTCAAATTCAGCACGTGGAGCAAAGAACCAACCCCATGATGATCCGTACGGACCACCGAAAGGAATCGATGCTATGTTGGCTGTATTTTCTTGAGTTCCACTTGGAATAATAAGCCCAAGATACATACCCCAATCTATTTTTCTAAATTTAAATCGATATTCATGTACATCATAAATATTTAAATATACTACAACATCGCCAACACCAACTTCATTGAAAGTCGTACTCGTAATTCCTAGCTCTTGATACATTTGTTGAATCGTTTGCGTAAATAAAGCCTGGTTACCAGGAGTCTTTAAGTTTAATTTTGTAATCGTTTCATCGGTAGGAACAAGAGAAACCATTGAATTCAAATTCATCACAAATGCTGATGCACCAATTCCAATATGATCTGTTAAAGATGCATAACCAGAAAGAGCGATACCTTGACCTTCAAGCGATGAAGGCATATTAACATCAAAATCAGCAAGCCATAGCCAATCTGCAGGAATTGGGTTTGTTAAACCGACGGCAACCATCGAATTACCAACTTCTGCTAGCTGCAGCTGACCCCATAATTCTGGATATGAAATAATTTGCTCGTCTTTAGATGCACGAGACTGATGACGAAACGCGTCACCGCCTGTTACAAAAAAACCTTGAACATCTAGATTTGAATGTCGACTGTCAGAACCAGTATATAATTGATCGAACCATGGGAAGTACCTATTATCCCAGACCATAGAATAATTACTTTGATATATAGTTAAAACCAAAAGAAATTTGATTTTAAAAAAACGCCGAAAACTTGTTGCTACGATCACTTTTTATCCTTAGATACAAAACATTTTTTGAAACAGAAAATTGTTACTTCTATTTTAAATCATTTTGAGCTTTTTCAAAACTCTTTTTGTTGAAAAACCAAAAAGAATATTGTTTTTATAAATTAAAAAATAGATTGTCATGATTCTATATTTAAACTTATACTACAATTTAATATATTTCTCGATGAAAACAGTTTCGATGACAAAACTTACATAAAGATTATAAAGGTACACAAAGGAGATCTCATGTTAGAAAATTTGCAAGCAATTATCCTTGCTGGTGGAATATCAGAACGATTTCAAACAGGAAAAACAAAATTAATTGAAAAAATTTGTGGCACGGAAATGATTTTATATCCGGTCAATCTTCTCAAATCCCTAGAAATCCCCACAATAATCGTTGTTGGTTTTCAGCATGATCGCATTAAAAAAATAGTTCAGCAGCATAACGACAAAATAACATTTGTGCTACAGCAAGAGCCTCTTGGAACTGGTCATGCAACACAACTTACTAAAAACATTTGGTCACAAGATCACATTCTTTTAATGAACGCAGATATCCCCTTAATCACTCCAGACATCATTAACAAATTATATCGCCAGCACATCAAAGCTGATGCAGATATTAGTTTTATAACTGCTCATAGCATGGGACTTGA belongs to Candidatus Babeliales bacterium and includes:
- the rsmA gene encoding 16S rRNA (adenine(1518)-N(6)/adenine(1519)-N(6))-dimethyltransferase RsmA encodes the protein MNYNKPRLQGIELKKRYGQHFLVDRTYVDRMISAVHLDNTISVMEIGCGEGILTGAILEGPCKQLKVFEIDGQWAEHVQNKYGSDIRLHVIENNILDVSWDMLLPEAPWVLLANLPYQITFPILYLLQKNREMFLEGVIMIQEEVAQKIVKTSGRGHGYSSLYFQHYFDWKLMDKIAPDAFYPAPNVFSRLLYFKPKKVVQVIEREEEFWKFIKLCFVQPRRTFRNNLAQSHFDIEKLDEQTLKKRSEQLSMEEFLQIWQLLIA
- a CDS encoding rod shape-determining protein; translated protein: MIKTMFKNFLPARKWVSLFSNDIAIDLGTANTLVYVRNKGIVLDEPSVVAIKNSTKKVLAAGKAAKEMLGKTPESITACRPIRDGVIADFELTEAMLRYFIRKVHNNRRTLVAPRMIIAVPSGITQVERRAVIDSAKQAGARDKPMTIIEPMAAAIGAGLQIHEPFCSMVVDIGGGTTEVAVITLSGAVFCRSIRVGGDAMDRAIVAYIKRKYNLLIGERTGEVIKMEIGTVMLGSESKTLSVKGRDLVTGVPKTITLTDGEVNEALLETISNIVDVVRIALENTPPELSSDLVDRGIVMAGGGSLLRGLDKLLAKETGIPVRIAKNPLLCVVEGAGKVLEQLEFFKDALID